The Cricetulus griseus strain 17A/GY unplaced genomic scaffold, alternate assembly CriGri-PICRH-1.0 unplaced_scaffold_318, whole genome shotgun sequence genome contains a region encoding:
- the LOC113834552 gene encoding elongin-B-like translates to MDVFLMIRRHKTTIFTDAKESSTVSELKPFVQGILKQEPYKQQLYKDDNLLFDSKTLGKSGFTSQTAGPQAPATVGLAFLAGDAFEDLRIEPFSSPPELPHVMKPQDSACSAHEQAVQ, encoded by the coding sequence ATGGACGTGTTTCTCATGATCCGGCGCCACAAGACCACCATCTTCACGGATGCCAAGGAGTCGAGTACCGTGTCAGAGCTGAAGCCCTTCGTCCAAGGCATCCTCAAGCAGGAGCCGTACAAGCAGCAGCTGTACAAGGATGACAACCTCCTTTTTGACAGCAAAACTCTGGGAAAGAGTGGCTTCACTAGCCAAACAGCAGGGCCCCAGGCCCCAGCCACAGTGGGCCTGGCCTTCCTAGCAGGTGATGCCTTTGAAGACCTGCGCATTGAGCCCTTCTCCAGCCCTCCAGAGCTTCCACATGTGATGAAGCCACAGGATtctgcatgcagtgcccatgaacAGGCTGTGCAGTGA